A window of Phycisphaeraceae bacterium genomic DNA:
CGACTGCATCAGGGCCTGAATCGGTGCAACAAGGACGCACGGGCCGGCAAGACCGGGCATGTCCGCACCCGTGCCGGAGTTTTTCTGCCCTTGTGCGGAAAGCCGCGAGACGACGCTCAATCGCTCAGCGAGCAACTCCAGACTCACCGACGACTCGCCGGGCAAAACCTCCAGCGCGCCGAATCGCTCCGACGACAACGCCATTCCCGCTACAGGGAACAATTCCAGATCATCGAGTGCATCGTCCGCATCATCCAGATGAGGCACCACGAGCAGGACCAGTCGGTTTGTGCGTACCGCCAGGCTGCCGGTGATGAGAGGCGTACTCGACCCCTGCGATCCTTCCGCCACGATGCGCGCATGGTCGCGCAGGCGGAGGACCAATTGATCCACCACCCGCGATCCAACAATTCGCTCAAGCCAAGCGTGGTCGCCGGGCATAGACTCGGCAAGTGTAATGCAGACGCGGGGGGCTTGCCTTGTTCGTTGTTAAACGCCTGCGGCTTCCAACAGGGCTGCGGGAGACAACGCCCCCGGACCAAAGATGGTCGAGTACGTCTCGCCGTTGGCGGCTTTGGTATCCGCGGACATGTAACAGACGCTGAACGCCCGCCGTGAGATGGCAGTGCGATTCACATCGGAACGATGACAGACCCAGTTGTGCAGCAGGGCGACTTCGCCGGGCTTGAGTTCGAGGTACTCAGCCTTTTCATCGGGACATTCCACCGCTGCCTGCTCCGGCGTGAGAAACCCTGAGAGGTGCGATGGGTTGATCAGCCGCCGATGGCTGCCGGGGATGTACTGGACGCAGCCATTCTCTTTCGTGCTCGGATCCAGCGCGGACCAGACGGTGATCAGCGGATCCTTATCGAGGTAGTTCCAGCGGTCCTGATGCCAGGGCAGCATCGTGCCGCGATTGGAGGGCTTGTTGAAGAACATCGCTCGGAAGCAGGCGATCGACACATCGCCGTACACGTGGCGGCAGATTTCGCGGAAAATCGGCAGTTGCATGTACTCCAGGAACAGCGGGTCGAATTCCAATTCCTGAATTTTGCGGTAATCCAGCCGCGCCCCTTTGTGGCCGCGACTCTGCACCCCCGCGTCCTCGTATGCGCCGGTCGTGCTGTCAAGCTGCATCAGCATCCGGTCGTAGTTCACCTTCGCCTGTCCGAGCATGATCTGGTCGATCCGCTTCTGGAGCTTTGCCAGACCCTCATCAGAAAGGACTTTCCCCAGACGGATGACGCCATCTCGCTCGTACTCGGCCCACTGCTGCGCACTGATACCCGATGTCATGTCATTTAACTCCTCAAATGCTCAGGACATCCTACCCGGCAAGGCGGGAACAGTGAACAAAACCTCATCTCGAACCACGTTCCGCAATACAGCCGAAACGTCCTATAAGCCGTAAATCGTCGGATTTTGATCCATTTCAGGTCAAACGGTCGATTTAACGGCCTAAGCCATATTTCGCGCATGGTTGATCGCGCACGGACACAAGCGAGGGTTCGCATGAAACGTCTTTTTTCAACGGGTCTTTTTGTCATTGCCGGTTTGGGTGTCCTGCTTGATGGCAGCCAGGTGACCCACGCAGCCACGATCACCGATGCCTCGACTATTGCGGGACTTAATCTCGCCATTCCCGACGACACCTACACAGGCGCCCTGGCATCGATGACACCCAGCACCATCACGGTGATTGTGGCAGGAAGTGAGCAGATCATCGTTGATGTGGATGTGACAATCGCGCTCGATCACACTTACGCAGGCGATCTGACTATCAAGCTCCAGTCCCCCGCGGGGACGTTGGTGACACTGCTGAATCGTCCCGGTCTGTTTACGCCGGATGACGGCTCTCAAACCGGAGGCGACGCATCCAATCTCAGCGCGAGCTTCGCCATCACTTACGACGACTCGGCAGGCGACAGCGCGGAGGACATGGGACAGGGTTTGCTCGACACCGATATCATCGGCAATCCGTTGAACGGCTCACCCAGCGTTTATTATCCCGATGCTGACGGAGCGGGAAACGACCGGCTCGCCACTTTCAACACAGAGAACGCCAACGGCACGTGGACGCTTTACATCGCGGATGGCGCACCGGCTGCAATCGGCGCTCTTCAGCAATGGTCGCTGCACATCACCACCATCCCTGAGCCGACGACGGGATGGCTGGCAGCAGGGGCAGCGATAGCAGCGACAGCGCTTCGACGACCCAGATCATCGAAGTGAACTTCGTGACTCAAAATCGGAGGGAGCAGAATCAGATGGAGAAAAGTCTCGATCACTCATTGGCCGAGCAGACATTCCAGATCGTCTGCGGCACGGCTGGAGCCTGCAGGCTCAACCAGCATCGCCCACATGGCGTCATTCGCCGCCACGGGTGCGGCGTTGACCTGATGGGAGGTGAAGGCGGGGAGCATCGCACGGCTGCTCGCCGAGGCCAGCCATATTTTGCTCGCCTCCGCACGCGCTACCGTGACCGCCTGCTCAAACACTTCGCGGCCCAGGGAGTCACCCGCGCCGAGACGGATTATCTCCCGCGTGGCGACCCGGCTGGAGTCGAACGAGTGGTTCATCAAAGACTTGCTTGTGGGAGCGGCAGGGTTGGACTGGCACCCAAAAGCGAGAGTTGAGAGCCCCGTCATCGTGATGGTTGCGATTAATTTATTCACAACTTGCTCCCGTTCCATAGTTTGGGCTATTTGCGTACTTCGGACTTATCGACGACTTAGGTTGCTTGGTTAAGCAGTCGGAGCAGTTTGGGAAACAGTTTTTTCCCGCTGCGATAATTCGGTTGCCGATGCAAGGATGAGCCCTGCTGGACATAGGAG
This region includes:
- a CDS encoding phytanoyl-CoA dioxygenase family protein; protein product: MTSGISAQQWAEYERDGVIRLGKVLSDEGLAKLQKRIDQIMLGQAKVNYDRMLMQLDSTTGAYEDAGVQSRGHKGARLDYRKIQELEFDPLFLEYMQLPIFREICRHVYGDVSIACFRAMFFNKPSNRGTMLPWHQDRWNYLDKDPLITVWSALDPSTKENGCVQYIPGSHRRLINPSHLSGFLTPEQAAVECPDEKAEYLELKPGEVALLHNWVCHRSDVNRTAISRRAFSVCYMSADTKAANGETYSTIFGPGALSPAALLEAAGV
- a CDS encoding proprotein convertase P-domain-containing protein, which produces MKRLFSTGLFVIAGLGVLLDGSQVTHAATITDASTIAGLNLAIPDDTYTGALASMTPSTITVIVAGSEQIIVDVDVTIALDHTYAGDLTIKLQSPAGTLVTLLNRPGLFTPDDGSQTGGDASNLSASFAITYDDSAGDSAEDMGQGLLDTDIIGNPLNGSPSVYYPDADGAGNDRLATFNTENANGTWTLYIADGAPAAIGALQQWSLHITTIPEPTTGWLAAGAAIAATALRRPRSSK